A single window of Helicobacter pylori DNA harbors:
- the bioD gene encoding dethiobiotin synthase produces the protein MLFISATNTNAGKTTCARLLAQYCNACGVKTILLKPIETGVNDTTNHFSDAHLFLQDNRLLDRSLTLKDISFYRYHKASAPLIAQQEEDPNAPIDTNNLTQRLQNFTKTYDLVIVEGAGGLCVPITLEENMLDFALKLKAKMLLISHDNLGLINDCLLNDFLLKSHQLDYQIAINLRENNTTFHSVSLPYIELFNTRSNNPIVIFQQSLKELMSFALK, from the coding sequence ATGCTCTTTATCAGCGCGACTAACACCAATGCCGGAAAAACCACATGCGCTAGGCTATTAGCCCAGTATTGCAACGCTTGTGGCGTTAAAACGATTTTATTAAAGCCCATTGAAACGGGCGTTAATGACACAACCAACCACTTTAGCGATGCACACCTATTCTTACAGGATAACCGCCTTTTAGATCGCTCTTTAACCTTAAAAGACATTTCATTCTATCGTTATCATAAAGCTTCAGCCCCCCTCATCGCCCAACAAGAAGAAGATCCAAACGCCCCCATTGACACGAACAATTTAACCCAACGCCTCCAAAATTTCACCAAAACTTACGATTTAGTCATCGTTGAAGGGGCTGGGGGGTTATGCGTGCCTATCACTTTAGAAGAAAACATGTTGGATTTTGCCCTGAAATTAAAAGCCAAAATGCTTTTGATTAGCCATGATAATTTGGGCTTGATTAATGATTGTTTGCTGAATGACTTTTTATTGAAATCCCACCAACTAGACTATCAAATCGCTATCAATTTGAGGGAAAACAACACCACTTTTCACAGCGTCAGTTTGCCCTATATTGAGCTTTTTAATACACGCTCCAATAACCCCATTGTGATTTTCCAACAAAGCCTAAAAGAATTAATGAGCTTTGCCCTTAAATAA
- a CDS encoding universal stress protein yields MNILFGISDTQECYNAIKFAVKLAHSLKEVRFTLLHVSMEVFIYSESGMMDYGQTEALEEEKAKALLKQFEDAFKKENIECESVLKSGDLIDVVLEMAKDYDLLLIGASESNLLYRLFISHQNSLVEQSSIPVVIAK; encoded by the coding sequence ATGAATATTTTATTTGGGATTAGCGACACGCAAGAATGTTATAACGCTATTAAATTCGCTGTCAAATTAGCCCATTCGCTTAAAGAGGTCCGTTTCACTCTATTGCATGTGAGCATGGAAGTGTTTATTTATAGCGAAAGCGGGATGATGGATTATGGCCAAACAGAAGCCTTAGAAGAAGAAAAAGCTAAGGCTTTGTTAAAGCAATTTGAAGACGCTTTCAAAAAAGAAAATATAGAGTGCGAGAGCGTTCTAAAAAGCGGTGATTTGATTGATGTGGTTTTAGAAATGGCTAAGGATTATGATTTGTTATTGATTGGGGCGAGCGAATCCAATTTGTTGTATCGTTTGTTCATTTCACACCAAAATAGCTTGGTTGAACAATCCAGTATCCCTGTTGTGATCGCCAAGTAG
- a CDS encoding ATP-dependent Clp protease adaptor ClpS: MKMYNIPTPTMAQVIMVDDPITTTEFVISALRDFFDKSLEEAQALTSSIHRDGEGVCGVYPYDIARHRAAWVKDKARALEFPLKLLVEEIK; encoded by the coding sequence ATGAAAATGTATAACATACCCACCCCCACCATGGCGCAAGTGATCATGGTTGATGACCCCATTACGACAACGGAATTTGTCATCTCTGCTTTGAGGGATTTTTTTGACAAGTCTTTAGAGGAGGCTCAAGCCCTCACATCAAGCATCCATCGTGATGGTGAGGGGGTTTGTGGCGTCTATCCTTATGATATTGCCAGGCATAGGGCAGCATGGGTTAAGGACAAAGCCAGAGCGTTAGAATTCCCTTTAAAATTATTGGTAGAAGAGATAAAATAA
- a CDS encoding AAA family ATPase: protein MAKFNQDLNEVLNQALNLALDLNHALCTTEHVLLVILEHESGAKIIGALERDDYDKLKQILKDYLLQYVPLKSDPAKMPARSFVLLRMLKRMYASCFESVGVEELLILMLDHPDCYASKLMDSFGIARLYSNPALLDLDNHGIPNDINDNEEAPKNTPLKKYAKNLSALAQDNALDPVIGREEEILRVIEILGRRKKNNPLLIGEAGVGKTSIAEALALKIAQKEVPEFLQEYEVYSLDLALMVAGAKYRGDFEKRLKKTLKEIQQNGRIILFIDEIHTLLGAGSSNAGSLDAANILKPVLTDGGLKCLGATTFEEYRSVFEKDKAFNRRFSVIKVEEPSKEACYLILKKIAPLYEEHHQVRYDESVFKACVDLTSDYMHDKFLPDKAIELLDEVGSRKKINPKKGKKIGVDDVKETLALKLKIPKMRLSSDKKALLRNLEKSLKNKIFAQAEAISLVSNAIKIQHCGLSSKNKPVGSFLFVGPSGVGKTELAKELALNLNLHFERFDMSEYKEAHSVAKLIGSPSGYVGFEQGGLLVNAIKKHPHCLLLLDEIEKAHSNVYDLLLQVMDNATLSDNLGNKASFKHVILIMTSNVGSKDKDTLGFFSAKNAKYDKAVKELLTPELRSRIDAIVPFNALSLEDFERIVSVELDKLKALALEQGVILKFHKEVLKCIAQKSYQTTLGAREIKKIIHNEIKTQLSDILLLQSFKKPCKIACLLEKNQLVLKEIKRVQKVKENDF from the coding sequence ATGGCTAAATTCAATCAAGATCTCAATGAAGTTCTCAACCAAGCTTTAAATTTAGCCCTGGATCTTAACCACGCCCTTTGCACCACAGAGCATGTGCTACTAGTCATTTTAGAACATGAGAGCGGGGCAAAGATTATTGGCGCTTTAGAAAGAGATGACTATGATAAATTAAAACAAATCCTTAAAGACTATTTGTTGCAATATGTGCCTTTAAAGAGCGATCCAGCTAAAATGCCTGCCAGGAGTTTTGTGCTATTAAGAATGCTTAAAAGAATGTATGCGAGTTGTTTTGAGAGCGTGGGCGTGGAAGAATTGCTTATTTTAATGCTGGATCACCCCGATTGTTACGCTTCAAAACTCATGGATAGTTTTGGCATCGCTCGTTTGTATTCTAATCCTGCTTTATTGGATTTGGATAACCATGGTATTCCTAATGACATTAATGATAATGAAGAAGCGCCCAAAAACACTCCCCTAAAAAAATACGCTAAAAATTTGAGCGCTTTAGCCCAAGACAACGCTTTAGATCCAGTTATTGGCAGAGAAGAAGAGATTTTAAGAGTGATAGAAATTTTAGGGCGCAGAAAAAAGAATAACCCGCTTTTAATTGGCGAAGCGGGCGTAGGGAAAACTTCCATCGCTGAAGCTTTGGCTTTAAAAATCGCTCAAAAAGAAGTGCCGGAATTTTTGCAAGAATATGAGGTTTATTCTTTGGATTTAGCTTTAATGGTGGCTGGGGCAAAATACAGAGGGGATTTTGAAAAGCGCTTGAAAAAAACGCTCAAAGAGATCCAACAAAACGGCCGTATCATTTTATTCATTGATGAAATCCACACCCTTTTAGGCGCAGGGAGCAGTAACGCTGGGAGCTTGGATGCGGCGAATATCTTAAAACCGGTTTTAACGGATGGGGGCTTGAAATGTTTAGGAGCGACCACTTTTGAAGAATACCGCAGCGTGTTTGAAAAAGACAAGGCTTTTAATAGGCGTTTTTCAGTCATAAAAGTTGAAGAGCCTTCTAAAGAGGCGTGTTACTTGATTTTAAAAAAGATCGCTCCCCTTTATGAAGAACACCACCAGGTGCGTTATGATGAAAGCGTGTTTAAGGCATGCGTGGATTTGACGAGTGATTACATGCATGATAAATTCTTGCCGGATAAAGCGATTGAATTATTAGATGAGGTGGGATCGAGGAAAAAAATCAACCCCAAAAAGGGCAAAAAAATCGGCGTTGATGACGTGAAAGAAACGCTCGCTCTCAAGCTTAAAATCCCCAAAATGCGTTTGAGCAGCGATAAAAAAGCCCTTTTAAGGAATTTAGAAAAATCGCTTAAAAATAAGATTTTTGCCCAAGCAGAAGCGATCAGTCTTGTTAGCAATGCGATTAAAATCCAGCATTGCGGGCTTTCTTCTAAAAATAAGCCTGTGGGGAGCTTTTTATTCGTGGGGCCTAGTGGGGTGGGGAAAACGGAGTTAGCTAAAGAATTGGCCTTGAATTTGAATTTGCATTTTGAACGCTTTGACATGAGCGAATACAAAGAAGCCCATAGCGTGGCAAAACTCATCGGGAGTCCTAGCGGTTATGTGGGGTTTGAGCAAGGGGGGCTGTTGGTGAATGCGATTAAAAAACACCCGCATTGCTTGCTGCTTTTAGATGAAATAGAAAAGGCTCATTCTAATGTGTATGATTTGTTGTTGCAGGTGATGGATAACGCCACTTTGAGCGATAATTTAGGCAACAAGGCGAGTTTTAAGCATGTGATACTGATTATGACTTCAAATGTGGGGAGTAAGGATAAGGACACGCTAGGGTTTTTTAGCGCTAAAAACGCCAAGTATGATAAAGCCGTTAAAGAGCTTTTAACCCCTGAATTACGATCCAGAATCGATGCGATCGTGCCTTTTAACGCACTCAGTTTGGAGGATTTTGAACGCATTGTCTCTGTGGAATTAGACAAATTAAAAGCCCTAGCGTTAGAGCAAGGCGTGATCTTAAAATTCCATAAAGAAGTTTTGAAATGTATCGCGCAAAAGAGCTATCAAACGACTTTAGGAGCGAGAGAAATTAAAAAAATCATTCATAATGAAATCAAAACCCAATTAAGCGATATACTGCTCTTACAATCGTTTAAAAAACCTTGTAAGATCGCTTGCTTATTGGAAAAAAACCAATTGGTTCTAAAAGAAATCAAGCGCGTGCAAAAGGTGAAAGAAAATGACTTTTGA
- the panD gene encoding aspartate 1-decarboxylase encodes MTFEMLYSKIHRATITDANLNYIGSITIDEDLAKLAKLREGMKVEIVDVNNGERFSTYVILGKKRGEICVNGAAARKVAIGDVVIILAYASMNEDEINTHKPCIVLVDEKNEILEKG; translated from the coding sequence ATGACTTTTGAAATGCTTTATAGTAAAATCCATAGGGCTACTATCACGGACGCTAATCTCAACTATATAGGCTCGATCACCATAGATGAGGATTTGGCCAAGCTGGCTAAGCTTAGAGAGGGCATGAAAGTGGAAATCGTGGATGTCAATAATGGCGAACGCTTCAGCACCTATGTGATTTTAGGGAAAAAAAGGGGCGAAATTTGCGTCAATGGCGCAGCGGCCAGAAAAGTGGCCATAGGCGATGTGGTGATCATCTTAGCTTATGCGAGCATGAATGAAGATGAAATCAATACGCACAAGCCATGCATCGTGCTAGTGGATGAAAAAAACGAAATTTTAGAAAAGGGTTAG
- a CDS encoding YbaB/EbfC family nucleoid-associated protein: MDFSQLGGLSGLLDGMKKEFSQLEEKNKDTIHTSKSGGGMVSVSFNGLGELVDLQIDDSLLEDKEAMQIYLMSALNDGYKAVEENRKNLAFNMLGNFAKL; encoded by the coding sequence ATGGATTTTAGTCAATTAGGCGGGTTAAGCGGGTTGTTAGACGGCATGAAAAAAGAGTTTTCCCAACTAGAAGAAAAGAATAAAGACACGATCCACACTTCCAAAAGCGGTGGGGGAATGGTGAGCGTGAGTTTTAATGGGTTGGGGGAGTTGGTGGATTTGCAGATTGATGACAGCCTGTTAGAAGATAAAGAAGCGATGCAAATCTATTTGATGAGCGCTTTGAATGATGGGTATAAAGCCGTAGAAGAAAACCGAAAAAATTTAGCCTTTAACATGCTAGGGAATTTTGCTAAGTTGTGA
- a CDS encoding PDZ domain-containing protein has protein sequence MLYKTLIAFIALLGFLNGLGAYDFKHCQAFFKKASLQNGGVALKELPKGVYLYYSKTYPKHAKVIKSDPFVGLYLLQSAPSEYVYTLRDLDKDALMRPMASIGAKEAQEARLLVGQKGYDRYAQISQKTQKNGVISNICYQMLGLGVGGNGFIETKFIKRFLNQKEPYYGDIGVRLKENNKRLVVAQFDPFFPKNPFLKNDEILAINHQKIHSLAEFEWVVSNLKYQSLAKVRIKRNHKIKEVTLKVNKRYGGFLLKDTFLERYGIALDERFIITKIGAHLPKGLDFLKLGDRILWVNRKNMASNPKALREALSTPKIELLVWRKGFEFYIKVR, from the coding sequence ATGCTTTATAAGACCCTTATTGCTTTTATCGCTCTGTTGGGTTTTTTGAATGGCTTAGGGGCTTATGATTTCAAGCATTGTCAAGCGTTTTTTAAAAAAGCGAGCCTTCAAAATGGGGGCGTGGCTTTAAAGGAATTGCCTAAAGGCGTGTATTTGTATTATTCCAAAACCTACCCCAAACACGCCAAAGTCATCAAATCCGATCCCTTTGTAGGGCTGTATTTGTTGCAAAGCGCGCCAAGCGAGTATGTTTATACCTTAAGGGATTTAGACAAAGATGCTCTTATGAGACCCATGGCCAGTATAGGGGCTAAAGAAGCCCAAGAAGCGCGATTATTGGTAGGGCAAAAAGGCTATGACCGCTACGCTCAAATTTCACAAAAAACCCAAAAAAATGGCGTTATCAGCAATATTTGCTATCAAATGCTAGGGCTAGGGGTAGGGGGGAACGGCTTTATAGAAACGAAATTTATCAAGCGCTTTTTAAACCAAAAAGAGCCTTATTATGGGGATATTGGGGTGCGTTTAAAAGAAAATAATAAGCGTTTAGTGGTAGCGCAATTTGATCCCTTTTTCCCTAAAAACCCTTTTTTAAAAAACGATGAGATCCTAGCGATCAACCATCAAAAGATCCACTCGTTAGCGGAGTTTGAATGGGTGGTGAGCAATCTTAAATACCAAAGCCTTGCCAAAGTGAGAATCAAACGAAACCACAAAATCAAAGAAGTAACGCTCAAAGTCAATAAACGCTATGGGGGGTTTTTGCTCAAAGACACTTTTTTAGAGCGCTACGGCATCGCTTTAGATGAGCGTTTTATCATCACTAAAATAGGTGCTCATTTGCCCAAAGGCTTGGATTTTTTAAAGCTTGGGGATAGGATTTTATGGGTGAATCGTAAAAATATGGCGTCCAACCCAAAGGCTTTAAGAGAAGCGTTAAGCACGCCTAAAATTGAATTATTAGTTTGGCGTAAAGGCTTTGAATTTTACATTAAAGTCCGTTGA